From the Lolium rigidum isolate FL_2022 chromosome 2, APGP_CSIRO_Lrig_0.1, whole genome shotgun sequence genome, one window contains:
- the LOC124686053 gene encoding 18.9 kDa heat shock protein-like: protein MSMISSMLGRKQPPPPSPQQQQQAAVQKTNGRTGSEAVEPMSIDILEPFMDAITLSAFTGPALGHPTPFSTASMDWKETPTAHVFMADVPGLRKEEVKVEVEQERVLRISGQRARAAEEKGDRWRRVERSAERFVRTVRLPPDADTDGAGVHASIDNGVLTVTIPKDDGRKAHGRIIPITN from the coding sequence ATGTCGATGATCTCCAGCATGCTGGGCCggaagcagccgccgccgccgtcaccgcagcagcagcagcaagcggcGGTGCAGAAGACAAACGGCCGGACCGGCAGCGAGGCCGTGGAGCCGATGAGCATCGACATCCTGGAGCCGTTCATGGACGCAATCACGCTGTCGGCGTTCACGGGGCCGGCGCTGGGCCATCCGACGCCGTTCTCGACGGCGAGCATGGACTGGAAGGAGACCCCGACGGCGCACGTGTTCATGGCGGACGTGCCGGGCCTGCGGAAggaggaggtgaaggtggaggtggagcaggagCGGGTGCTCCGTATCAGCGGGCagcgcgcccgcgccgccgagGAGAAGGGCGACCGGTGGCGCCGCGTGGAGCGGAGCGCCGAGCGGTTCGTGCGCACCGTGCGGCTGCCgcccgacgccgacaccgacgGCGCCGGGGTGCATGCCTCGATCGACAACGGCGTGCTCACCGTCACCATCCCCAAGGACGACGGAAGGAAGGCCCACGGCAGGATCATCCCCATCACCAACTGA